One Candidatus Bathyarchaeota archaeon genomic window, ATACATAGGCCGGTCCAGAATCTATAGCACCGACTCCTAGCGCGCCACATGCTTGGTCGTGCCCTCCTGTCACCACTAGAGTACCTTCGGCAAGGCCTGTCTCCTCGGATGCTTTACGGGAGACCTCGCCTACAACCGTCCCCGACGGACGGGGTTCAGGGAGCTTATCGACGTCTAAATCCGCCAGGTCTATTATCTCCGTGCTCCATCTCAGCTTCTCGATGTCGAACATCATGGTTCGACACGCCAACGAGTAATCTATGGCTGGGACTCCGCAGAGCCTCATGTTCACGTAGTCCTCCCAAAGAAGGAACTTCCAGCTCCTTTCATACAGCTCAGGCTTCCTCCTCTTAAACCATAGAAGCTTAAAAAGCGTATACACAGGCGAGGATGGATGCCCTGTAAGCTCGAAAAGTTGAGTCTTATTCATCCTTTTAAGGATATACTCATGCTCTTCTACCGCTCTATCATCCCAGGTGGTTACGCATCTATATAGAGGGTTAAGCTCCCTATCGACCGGTGTAAACGCCTCTCCCTGAGCCGATACGCTTAAAGCCGCCACATCCTTCGGGTTAACCCCGGCTCTGGCGATAACTTCTCGCAGAGCCTCGACCACACCTCGCCAAACATCCTCTGGCTCCTCCTCAGACCAACTCGGCCTAGGGTGGTAAAGCGGATACTCCCTATAAGACTGCGACACAAGCCCTCCATCTTCACTAAACAACACAGCCTTACAACCGGTTGTACCGATGTCTAAACCCAGCAGATACATGTACTTTCCATTGGAAACATTTTACCCCTCTTTCTGAAAAGCATTACTCCAAGAGGTTACCGCATGGTTGAGAGATAATTTATGAAACATAGTCTTAAAATGGTTAAAGCAGACGCTTCTGGGATGAGCGGTTACAGCATGGTAGAGCTTTTCATGAATCTATTAAAATGGTCGTCTTACGTCAAATTTGAGATAATTCCGGTTCTAACAGTGGATCAATTGATCGAAGGAATAAGAAAAGCGGTTCAGAAATAAAAAGATGCCGCCTTACTCTACTCTGTTAAATTAGCCTTTCATCTAGGTGATTAAAGTTATTAATATCTTTCATCTATGTTTGAGGCCGTATGATCAATATTATACTCGACACGGATATAGGGGATGATATAGACGACGCCTTAGCCCTACTGTTCGCATTGAAATCCTCTGAGCTACGGGTTAAGGCGGTGACAACCGTATATGGAGACGTGGAGACCAGGGCTATGCTAGCCTTACGTATAATCGAGGCCCTGGATATCGAGGACCTACCTGTTCAACCAGGTGCGTCTAAGCCGCTACTAGAAGCTAGACCTACCCATAAGCCGAACCAGGCGGTCGTCTTAGAGGGGTGGAAGCCTAAGCTTCCGGTTCGATGGAGAAGGAACGCGGGAAACGCTATAAAGTTGATAGCCGAAAAGGTCGAAGAGTTACGTGGAGACGTGACTATAATAAGCGTAGGTCCGTTGACAAACATCGCTCTTGCTTTGGCCACATATCCTTGGATAGCCGAGAAAGCTAGGCTTATCATGATGGGTGGATGCTTCTCCTGGCAGGAGGCGGAGTATAACGCTAGCCGGGATCCTGAAGCTACCAGGATAGTTTTCGAGTCCGGTATACCGTTAACGATGGTGGGGATCGACGTGACGCTTAAGTGCATGATGAACCGCGACCAGGTGGAGGCTTTTAAGATATCTGAGCTTCCGGAGGTTAAGCTGGTCTATAGGATGATAGAGGCGTGGATGGAGGCGACCGGTAGAAGGCATTTCCCGATACTTCATGACCCGCTTGCCGTAGCAGTTAGCTTCGCTAAAGACATCGTGAAGACTAGACCCATGCGCATCTGCGTCGAAGTCAAAGGCGAATATACTCGAGGATTCACCGTCCCGACTGAGGGGGAGCCTAACGCAGATGTCTGCGTGGACGTAGATAGGGATAGGTTTATGAGTTTATTTATGAAGAAGGTTTTAGGATAGTCTTCTAGAGGCACCGGGAATTGACGGTTTCCGACGTGGGTGAGAGAAGGCTAATCGAGTATATATGGGAGAGCCTCGAGAAGGACCCGGAGGAGCTTTTAGGAGCCGGGTTAGACGACGCGGTCGCTAAAGAGCTGGCTGAAGGGTTTGTGTTAGTCGCCCATACAGACATGTGGGTCGAGCACACAGACCTATTACCTGGCATGAGCTGGAGGCTAGCCGGTAGAAAAGCCGTAGTAGCCAACATATCCGACTTAGCGGCTAAAGGAGCTAAACCGTTGGGACTTCTCTTCAGCGTAGGGCTTCCGCCAGAGTTTCCATTAGAGAGCTTAAGAGAGCTAGTCGAGGGGTTAAACGAAGGCGCTTCGGAGTACAGAACCCATGTGTTAGGTGGAGACCTCGGTGAAAGTAAGGAGGTCGTCCTAGCGGGGTCGATATTCGGGGTGGCTCATAAGGGACGTCTTATGTCTAGGAGCGGGGCGCAACCCGGCGACTTAGTCGCCGTGACGGGTCTCTTGGGCTTGACGGCTGTCGGGTTTAAGATACTGCTTGAAGAGTACGAGGCCTCAGGGAATGTTAAAGCGAAGGCTGTGGCGTCCGTATACCGGCCAGTAGCCCGGCTTAGGGAGGGGTTAGCTTTAGCAGGATGTGGGGCCGTGACCGCGTCTATGGATATAAGCGACGGGCTTGCCGTCAGCTTAAACCAGATGGCCGAGGCCAGCGGGGTGTCGATCACTTTGGAGAAGCTGCCCATAGCCGAGGAGACAAAGGTATTCGCCGAGCATCATAAGTTAGACCCTGAAGAGCTTACGCTTTATGAGGGGGGCGAGGAGTATGAACTGCTTGTAGCCGTGAGGCCTAGTATGTGGTCTGAAGCCGTTAAGGCTGTTAAAAACGTCGGCGGAAGCCTTTACAAGATAGGTGTCGTGTGCGAAGGTTTAGGCGTTTACAAGGCTGACGGCTCAAAGGTCGAGGCGAAGGGATGGGAGCATTTAAGGAAAAACGACAGACTAGGTTAGGAATATTAAATAGCTAGGTTTCCTACGATTATTTTTGATATTGGAGATAGGACTTGTAGTTTATAGAGCTATCGATGATATCTGGTTAGGTATGAAGAATCGTCTGAACCAGGATGCCATAGCTGGGCTGATCGTCTTAGTTTCATCTTTCACCCTGGTCTTATACGTGGAAACTAGATATCCGCAGATATACGGCATAGACGGCCTATACTATCTTCTACAGATGAGAGCCATAGCCTCGACAAGCTGGATCGAGTATCCAGACCCACCTCTAGCTAGACGTATACTTCGCACCTCCTAAACCACCAAACCCCATCGGTAAGTAAACCTTATCTAGAAATAGTGACCCTAATACCTGCGAAAACGGGCCGGTAGTTCAGCCTGGTATGAATACCCGGTTCGCACCCGGGAGGTCGCGGGTTCGAATCCCGCCCGGTCCACTTCAATTTGAGGACGAATCTACAGGTTCTTGTTCTTACATGAATTGAGCAAAATATTCAATTCTCACTCTTAAAAACTTTTTATTTGCTTGAAGTTTAGTGACTTATAATGATGGTGCAAGGTAAGTGTAGGTTTCCTGGTATGCTTTATATTTTGCTTTCATTTGTTCCGTGGATTCTCTATTGGTTTTTATGTGGTATTGGTTTAAGAATTGGAATTCTAGCTTCCCTTATAATTTCGCTTCTCATTTTAATACCTCAAGTGCGACGAAAAGAATTTAACCTAATGGATATTACTTCGTTAATGTTTTTCAGCGTCGGAGCGATAGCAGTATTTATCTTTGATTTGAAAGTCTTCGTTGAGAAGTCAGGTTTTCTCGGTTATTTAGCCCTGTTTTTAATGGCTACTCTCTCCCTAACAGTTAAGCAACCTTTCACATTCCAAGTTTCTAAAAGGGATTATCCAGAAATTTACTGGAAAATTCCGTGGTTTCTTAAAATTAACAGTTTTGTTACAGCAATTTGGGCTTTAATTTTTCTCATCAACGCAATTACGTATCTTCTCATTCCAAATGTAGCTAAAATCATTACGAATACTTTAATAGGATTTGGAATAGCCCTCTCAATAATTTTTCCAGTTAAGGCCCCCGCATACTTAGCTACCAAAGAATTCAGAAAGTATGATTGGAAAGTTAAAGTGGATCTGCAAGCGCCTAAAGGAGAAAATGAATATGATGTTATTATTGTTGGAGCTGGAATTGGAGGACTCACATGTGGGGCCCTACTTTCAAAGAGGGGATATAAAGTCTTAGTCTTAGAGCAACACTATCAGATTGGAGGATACTGCTCTTCCTTCAGCAGACGAGGTTTCATCTTTAATACGGGAGTGGAAAACATAAGCGGTCTGTGGGATAAAGGGCCCATCACATACCTACTTAGAGAACTTGGATTGAAGAGTGAGGATCTATTCGTAAAGAATACTATCAGGTATATTTTCAAAGGGAAGGCTATTGAAGCACAAAATTTAGAGGAGTTTATGAAAAGGCTTTCAGAAATGTTTCCAGATGAAAAAGAGAGAATTTATGCATTCTTTGATGAGGCTAGAAAAGCCTATGACGAGTGTTATAAGGAGGTTGAAGCTTACGGAGCACCTTTGCCAGCTGAACTGATTGCTAAAGTTTATGGGGCTAAAAAGCTACTGGACTATCCTAAAGAGCATCCCCACTTCTTTGACTGGATGAATAAAACATATAAGGAGAAGCTTGATGAGTGTTTTAGGAGCGAGGAGCTGAAAAGGCTTCTTGGAGCTTTACTAGGCTATGTAGGAGTGGAAGCGAATAAAGTTTTGGCAAGTAGTGCTTTGACAGCTGTTGTCTCCTACTACATTCATGGGGGATACTTTCCTAAAGGTGGTGCGCAAAATTTTGCTAATACCCTGGGGGACTTCATTGTGAAACATGGCGGTAAAATTCTAACCAAACATAAGGTTGACAAGATATTAGTGGAAGAAGGGAGAGTTAAAGGCGTAAAGGTAGAAGATAATATTTTTAAGGCTCCAATAGTTGTGGCGAATGCGAATGCTAAAACCACGTTTCTGAAACTAATTGAAGAAAAATATCTTGATAGGAAATTTGTTGAATACATTAGGAACCTGAAAATGTCACCTTCTACTTTTGCGGTCTTCTTAGGAGTAGATATGAGCCTATCAGCTTATCCAACAATTATCGTCAATTTAGATGATGGTTACCATGTTACGATAAATTCTAATGCGGACCTAAGCCTAGCACCAATCGGCAAAGCAAGCATTACGATATTAACTGCCGCCAACTATTATGAGTTCCCAGAAAGGGGCACAGAAAAATATTTACGAAAGAAAGAAGAATACGCCAAACTGTTAATTAAAAAAGTTGAAAACATTATTCCAAACCTGAGTAAGCATATTGTTGTTTGCGAGATCGCAACTCCCCGAACCTTTGAACGATATACCTTAATGCCAGAAGGGGCAATCTACGCTTTCGACCAATCTATCGAAACTAGGAGACCCTACTTTAAGACTCCAGTAAGAGGATTATATCTGGTTGGAGCATCAACCTTCCCCGGTGGGGGAATAGAAGCCGTCATAATTTCCGGAATAATATGTGCAAACGACATATGTAGCTGGAAAAGTTTTACTGGAAACGCGTAAGGGGTTGAGGCTTTACCTTGGAGCTTAGCACGCTAGCCTGTTGCATTTTGATGTTTTTATGTTGATCCTATTTACTCCACCTATTAGATATATACATTCAAATGTTAACTTCAGACTTCTGGTAAAGATGAAGATGAAATGGACTCGCACCCAATTAAGTGTAGATACCGTCCGGTCCACCCCTTACCAAAAACTAAACACTTATAACGCCCGAAGATCTAGGAAACAATAACTTTAAAGAAGGATTTCAAGGTTTTACATAGATATTTTTTCACTCGGGAGTATTAATGAAGGTATATATCTTCACAGATATGGAAGGAATAAGCGGCATCTTATAAAGCATATGTGTACATTCTCTCCTTTTAGATTTAGGTGGTGGTCATGG contains:
- a CDS encoding nucleoside hydrolase, which encodes MINIILDTDIGDDIDDALALLFALKSSELRVKAVTTVYGDVETRAMLALRIIEALDIEDLPVQPGASKPLLEARPTHKPNQAVVLEGWKPKLPVRWRRNAGNAIKLIAEKVEELRGDVTIISVGPLTNIALALATYPWIAEKARLIMMGGCFSWQEAEYNASRDPEATRIVFESGIPLTMVGIDVTLKCMMNRDQVEAFKISELPEVKLVYRMIEAWMEATGRRHFPILHDPLAVAVSFAKDIVKTRPMRICVEVKGEYTRGFTVPTEGEPNADVCVDVDRDRFMSLFMKKVLG
- the thiL gene encoding thiamine-phosphate kinase: MGERRLIEYIWESLEKDPEELLGAGLDDAVAKELAEGFVLVAHTDMWVEHTDLLPGMSWRLAGRKAVVANISDLAAKGAKPLGLLFSVGLPPEFPLESLRELVEGLNEGASEYRTHVLGGDLGESKEVVLAGSIFGVAHKGRLMSRSGAQPGDLVAVTGLLGLTAVGFKILLEEYEASGNVKAKAVASVYRPVARLREGLALAGCGAVTASMDISDGLAVSLNQMAEASGVSITLEKLPIAEETKVFAEHHKLDPEELTLYEGGEEYELLVAVRPSMWSEAVKAVKNVGGSLYKIGVVCEGLGVYKADGSKVEAKGWEHLRKNDRLG
- a CDS encoding NAD(P)/FAD-dependent oxidoreductase; the protein is MVQGKCRFPGMLYILLSFVPWILYWFLCGIGLRIGILASLIISLLILIPQVRRKEFNLMDITSLMFFSVGAIAVFIFDLKVFVEKSGFLGYLALFLMATLSLTVKQPFTFQVSKRDYPEIYWKIPWFLKINSFVTAIWALIFLINAITYLLIPNVAKIITNTLIGFGIALSIIFPVKAPAYLATKEFRKYDWKVKVDLQAPKGENEYDVIIVGAGIGGLTCGALLSKRGYKVLVLEQHYQIGGYCSSFSRRGFIFNTGVENISGLWDKGPITYLLRELGLKSEDLFVKNTIRYIFKGKAIEAQNLEEFMKRLSEMFPDEKERIYAFFDEARKAYDECYKEVEAYGAPLPAELIAKVYGAKKLLDYPKEHPHFFDWMNKTYKEKLDECFRSEELKRLLGALLGYVGVEANKVLASSALTAVVSYYIHGGYFPKGGAQNFANTLGDFIVKHGGKILTKHKVDKILVEEGRVKGVKVEDNIFKAPIVVANANAKTTFLKLIEEKYLDRKFVEYIRNLKMSPSTFAVFLGVDMSLSAYPTIIVNLDDGYHVTINSNADLSLAPIGKASITILTAANYYEFPERGTEKYLRKKEEYAKLLIKKVENIIPNLSKHIVVCEIATPRTFERYTLMPEGAIYAFDQSIETRRPYFKTPVRGLYLVGASTFPGGGIEAVIISGIICANDICSWKSFTGNA